In Nocardia sp. NBC_01327, the genomic stretch GCCGAACCGGTCATCCCGTTCGCCCAGCCCGGCTCGCTGACCCGCGTGTACGCGGTCGCCTCCGGTAAGGGCGGCGTCGGAAAGTCCAGTGTCACCGTGAATCTCGCGGCCGCCATGGCCGCCAAGGGCCTGTCGGTGGGTGTGCTGGACGCCGATATCTACGGCCATTCGGTGCCGCGCATGCTCGGCACCGACGCGCGCCCCACCCAGGTGGAGCGGATGATCATGCCGCCGCAGGCGCACGATGTGAAGCTCATCTCGATCTCCATGTTCACCCAGGGCAATACGCCCGTGGTGTGGCGCGGCCCGATGCTGCACCGCGCGCTGCAGCAGTTCCTGGCCGATGTGTTCTGGGGCGATCTGGATGTGCTGCTGCTGGACCTGCCGCCGGGCACCGGCGATGTGGCCATCTCGCTCGCACAGCTGATTCCGAACGCCGAGATCCTGGTCGTCACCACCCCGCAGCTGGCCGCCGCCGAGGTGGCCGAGCGCGCGGGCTCCATTGCCCTGCAGACGCGTCAGCGCATCGTCGGCGTGGTCGAGAACATGTCCTGGCTGGATCTGCCCGACGGTTCGCGTATGGAGCTCTACGGCTCCGGCGGCGGACAGACCGTGGCGGACAATCTGACTCGCGCGGTCGGCGCCAATGTGCCGCTGTTGGGCCAGATCCCGATCGAGCAGCAGATGCGCGAGGCGAGCGACGACGGCACCCCGATCGTGCTCAGCGCCCCCGACAGCGCCTCCGGCAAGGCCCTGCTCGCGATTGCCGACAAGCTGGCGGTCCGCCGCCGCGGTTTGGCAGGCATGTCCCTCAATATCGACACCACCCGCCACCTGTAATCGCCCCACCCCTGATCACAAGGCCCGTGCCCGTTGCCCTCGCAACGGGCACGGGCTTTTCCACGGACCGGGAACGATGAGAGGTGCTCGGCGACCGGCCAATTCGACGGCCGAATTCCGCCGGGGTGCGGGCGCTGCCGTGCGCACACTCCCCCTAAGCTCGGAGGCATGCTCACGCTGCTTCTCTATGTGCTGATCGTCGGTTTGGTGGCCGCGCTGCTCTTCCTCGTCGCCAGCGCGCTGTTCGGGCGGTCGGAAGAGCTCGGCCCGCTGCCCGAGGGCACCACGGTCACCGTGCTCCCCGCCGAGGCGATCAGCGGCAGCGATGTCCGCGCCCTGCGGTTCCAGCAGGTGGTGCGCGGCTACAAGGCGGGCGAGGTGGACTGGGCGCTGACCCGGCTCGCCGGTCGCATCGACGAACTCGAACGGCAGCTGGCCTACGCGCGCGCCGGCCACCCGGCCGAGGGGTCCGGAACCACACTCGCGCAGGGCGTACCGCTTGCGTACAGCATCGGCACCTATGCCGCCGGGCAGGAGGCGCCTGCGGTACTCGGCGATCCACTGACACCCTTCAGTGGCACGCCGATCGGGTCCGAGGCTGTGCCGGTCGCCCCTCAGTTGCCCGAGGTGCTGCCGAGCCGGGCGCCGCAGACCGCTCCCGATGCCGAGCCCGCCGTGACCGCAGCATCGGATACGGACCCCGCGACGGCGGCGCCCGATACGGCCGCGGGCACGCCGGAGGCGGCGACACCGCCCGGCACGGGCGACACGCCGGACACGGGCACCGATACGAAGCAGCAGGCGGCCTCCGGCTGGGTGGCCGGTCCCGGCGGCCAGAGTTCCGGTCCAGGTGCGCGGTGACGGCGGTCGCCGTACCGGGTGACGGCCGGGTGCGCTGCGGTTGGTCGGAGGCCTCGCAGCTGTACCGGGACTATCACGATCAGGAGTGGGGCCGGGCGCTGCACGGCGACGACGCCCTGTTCGAACGGGTATGCCTCGAGGCCTTCCAGTCGGGCCTGGCGTGGATCACGATCCTGCGCAAGCGCCCGGCGTTCCGCGCGGCCTTCGAGGGGTTCGTGATCGAGCGGGTCGCGGGCTTCGGCGAGCCGGACGTGGCACGGCTCATGGCTGATCCCGGCATAGTTCGCAATAGCGCCAAAATTCACGCGAGCATCCACAATGCCCGGATCGCCCTGAACCTCCCGAAGAGCCTGGACGAGCTGCTCTGGTCCTTCGCACCGGCCACCGGAAAGCGGCCACGCACCCTCGCGGATGTGCCCGCCGTCACTGCCGAATCCACCGCTCTCGCAAAAGAACTGAAGCGGCTCGGATTCAAGTTCGTCGGACCCACTACGGCGTACGCACTCATGCAGGCGACCGGGATGGTAGACGATCACATTGCCGATTGCTGGGTGAATGTCGGGACTCCCTGAACGGCACAACGGTCGGTTTTTGGAACTCAGGTACCCGCCCCGATCCGCGATAGGGAAGAATGGGCGTGGTGCAGCCCGCCACATGCCGGCGGGCTGCCTGGTTGGTGACAACTGGAGTTCCATGAAAGTGCGCAGAAATTCGCGCAGATCTGGAGGGAGCAGAGGATGGCGGCCATGAAGCCCCGCACCGGGGACGGTCCCCTCGAGGCAACCAAGGAAGGGCGTGGAATCGTCATGCGGGTTCCACTCGAGGGTGGCGGGCGTTTGGTCGTCGAGCTCACGCCGGAGGAAGCTGCGGCACTGGGTGACGAACTCAAGAGTGTCACGAGCTAGTAGCCATACTTGCCCGTGCCGGTGAGCCGCACCGAACCGGTGGTTGACCCCGCTCTCGAGCCGCTCACCGGCGCCCCGGTGCATTCCACGCACCCCCTCGGCGCAGCCGATCCCCTGATCGACTGCGCCGGGCTACTGTCCTGTCCGGAATGCGGGCAGGACCTCACGCCTCGCGACCACACCCTGCGGTGTCCGCGCGGCCACAGTTTCGATATCGCCAGGCAGGGCTACGTCAGCCTGCTGACGGGCGCGTCCACCAAGATGACCGGTGATACCCCGGCCATGCTCGACGCCCGGGCGGCCTTCCAGTACGCAGGTCATTTCACTCCCATTGCCGCTGCCCTCGCGGCCGCGGTAGCCGCCACCTCCCCCGCCGCCGTGGATTCGCTGGCTCACGCTCAGCAGCGAATCGCAGCGTCGCGACACGCCGACAGGATTACTCGCCCGGGCTCGGCCGTGACGGCGGCTTCCGCCGCCCGGCTCGCCTCGACGCTCCTGCCCGCCGCACGCGCCGGATTCGATATCCCGGCGCGCGCGGCGGGTGCGGCCGTGCTGGAAGTCGGCGCGGGAACCGGTTACTACCTGAGCGCGGTGCTGGACGCGGTGCCCGGCGCCCGTGGTATCGCACTGGACGTGTCCAAACCGGCGGTGCGCCGCAGTGCCCGGGCGCACGAGCGGGCCGGTGCGGTACTCGCCGACGCGTGGCGCGGACTGCCGGTGCGCGACGGAGTTCTGACCGCGGTGCTGTCGGTTTTCGCACCGCGAAATGCCGATGAGGTAGCGCGAGTGCTGGCGCCGGAGGGACGTTTTCTGGTTGTCACTCCCACCCCCCGGCATTTGGCCGAACTCATCGAGCCTTTGGACATGGTGAGTGTCGATGCCGCGAAGCAGGATCGGCTCGCCGAATCTCTGGGCGCCCGTTTCGAATTATCGGAGCGCAATTCGGTCGAGTATCGAATGTCGCTCACACACACCGATATCGCGAATGTGTCCGCCATGGGCCCCTCCGCCTTCCACGCGGCGGCACAACGCGCGGACCGCATTGCGGCGCTGCCGGATCCGATGCCGGTGACCGCCTCGGTCACCGTCTCGGTTTATCGCCGCCGCGAGCCGTAATTCAGCGCTGCGGGTGATTCGGCAGCAATGCCAGCAGATTGCGGACGAGCGGCCGGGTGTCGTCCGCCCGGTGCGCGGTGTAGATCGTGGTGGTGGCATCGGTGCCGGCCAGCGGGATGATGCGCACCGAGGCCGGCGCCGTGAAGGTGGCGCTGCGCGGTGCGACGGTCACGCCGAGTCCGGCGGCCACGAGATACAGCAGGATGGTCCAGTTGGTGGCCTCCTGCACGATGCGGGGCCGGCGGCCGGAGGACAGCAGCGGGGACAGATTCTTGTCGTAAGCGAGTGCGCCTGCGGCACTGGGAAAGAAGACCAGCGGATGGTCGGCGAGTTCGGCGCCGGTAATGGTGTCACGGCCCGCGTCCGGGTGGTCGGCGGGCAGCACCGCCACGAAGGGTTCGGTCATGAGCGGCACGGTCACGGTGCCGGGCTGCTCGTCCGGATCGCGCACGATCGCCATATCCAGGCTGCCGGCGGCCAGCTTCGCCATCAGGTGACTGGTGAATCCCTCCACGAGTTCGACCTGCACCAGCGGGAAGCGGTCGCGGAATTCCCGTACCCCGCGCAGCGGCTCGAGCGGTAGCACCGAGGGCACGAAGCCGAGATGCAGTGTGCCCTGGCTCCCCTGCCCGATGCGGGTGATCTCCGCCAGGTCGCGCGCCGCGTGCCCGAGCAGGGCGGTGGCCCGCTCACGCAGTGCCGCACCGGCCGCGGTGAGCGCGACGGTCCGGGAGGTGCGGTCGAAAAGCCTGGTGCCGAGCAGTGTTTCGAGGCGCTGGATCTGCTGGGTCAGCGCGGGCTGGGCAATGTGCAGCCGGGCGGCGGCGCGGCCGAAGTGCAGTTCCTCGGCGACGGCGAGGAAGTAGCGGAGATGCCTGAGCTCAACACCGTCAACCATAAGTTGATGATATTGATCCGAGCTATCAAGTATTGGACGTTATGGGTCGCGGCACGACATTCTGGCCTGGTGACGCAGACCGATTCCCTCGCCCCCGCAACCGGTTCCCTCGTGGTCGCGCCGATGTCCACAGCCGCCGACGCCCGCGCCTTCAAAGACCTCAATCTGGAGTGGATCACCGCGTTCTTCACTCTCGAACCCGCCGACAGCGTCACCCTCGACAATCCGCGGCACATTGTCGAGGAGGGCGGGCAGGTGCTCATCGCCCGGGACGGTACGGAACCGGTCGGCTGCGTCGCCCTGGTCGCCGAAGGTCCCGGCGTTTTCGAACTCTCGAAAATGGCTGTGTCACCGCGGTTCCAGGGCTGTGGCATCGGCCGCATCCTGCTGCGTGCGGCCCTCGACCACGCCCGCGAACAACGCGCCACTTCGGTATTCCTCGCCAGCAACGCGACCCTCGCCAGTGCCGTGCACCTGTACGAGTCCCTCGGTTTCGTCCATGTCCCGGCGGCAGAGTTGCGGCCGATCCCCTACGACCGCGCCGACGTATTCATGCGCTACGACCTGACCGACCCCGCGAGCTAACTCTTGCGGACCAGGTCGTAGATGCGGGCGGTGCGGGACGCCATCTGATTCCAGTCGAATTCGGCGACGGCCCGGGCCCGCCCGGCCGCGCCCATGGCCGCCGCGCCGACCTGATCGGCGGCGATCTTGTTGATGGCCCGGGCCAGACCGTGTTCGAAGGCATCCGGCCGGGTCGCGTCGTAGTGCACGAGGCGTCCGGTCGACCCCTCCGCGACCACCTCCGGAATCCCGCCGACATCGGAGGCCACCACGGCGGTCCCGCAGGCCATGGCCTCGAGATTCACAATGCCCAGCGGCTCGTAGACCGACGGGCAGATGAATACCGTTGCGGCGGCGAGCACCTGGCGCACCAGTTCGGTGGGCAGCATCTCGCGGACCCAGTGCACACCGTCGCGGGTCTTGCCGAGTTCCCTTACGGCCGTGGCCACTTCGGCATCCATGGCGGGCGTGTCCGCGGCGCCCGCGAGCAGCACCAGTTGAATGTCGGGGTCGAGGTGCCGGGCGGCGGCGAGCAGATGCGAGACGCCCTTCTGCCGGGTGATGCGGCCGACGAAGGCCGCCACCGGCCGGTCCATCCGCACACCGAGTTCGCCGAGAATGTCGCGGGTGTCGAGTGCGGGCCCGCCCGGATGCCAGACCTCGGCGTCGATTCCGTTGTGCACCACATGCACTTTCGCGGGATCGATATCCGGATACGCGTCCAGCACATCGGTGCGCATGCCCGCGCTCACCGCGATCACGGCATCGGCGTAGGTCACGGCATTGTGCTCGGACCAGGAGGAGAGCCGGTAGCCGCCGCCGAGCTGTTCGGCCTTCCAGGGCCGCCGCGGTTCCAGCGAATGCGCGGTGAGCACATGCGGTATCCCGTAGAGCTCGGCGGCCAGATGTCCGGCCAGCCCGGTGTACCAGGTATGCGAGTGCACCACATCGGAACCGCCGGCGGCATCGGCCATGCGCAATTGCGCGGACATCATCTGCAGCGCCGAATTGGCGGCGTAGAGCATCGAATCCGCCTGGTGCACCACCGCATCGGTGCGCGGCACGCCCATACAGTGCACGGTCACATCGCACAGTTGCCGCAGTCGCGGGACCAGCTCGGTGACATGCACGCCCGCCCCGCCGTACACCTCGGGCGGGTATTCGCGGGTCATCATGGCAACGCGAAGTCCGCGGCCGCCATCCGCGCCGTAACTCACCGACTCAACCTAGACGCTCCACTGTGACGCCACCAACCGGCGACGCGATCAACATGGAACCCTGCGGACATTCTGTGTTCCCTCCCAACCGGTAGTTTGGCTGGTGTGAGGAGCCAGCCGCACGTACTCGGGATCGTGCTCGCCGGTGGCGAGGGCAAGCGCCTGTTTCCACTCACGAAGGATCGCGCCAAGCCGGCGGTCCCGTTCGGGGGTGCGTACCGCCTCATCGACTTCGTCCTCTCGAACCTCGTGAATGCCGGCTACCTGCGGATCTGCGTTCTCACCCAGTACAAATCGCATTCACTGGACCGGCATATCTCGCAGACCTGGCGGCTGTCGGGTTTCGGCGGCGAGTACATCACGCCGGTGCCGGCGCAGCAGCGGCTGGGCCCGCGCTGGTACACCGGCAGCGCGGACGCGATCATGCAGTCGCTGAATCTGATCTACGACGAGGATCCGGAGTACATCGTGGTCTTCGGCGCCGACCACGTGTACCGCATGGATCCCGAGCAGATGGTGCAGGCGCATATCGCCTCCGGTGCGGGTGTCACCGTGGCCGGAATTCGGGTGCCGCGCAGTACGGCCAGCGCGTTCGGCTGCATCGATACCGACGAATCCGGCCGTATCACCGGCTTTCTGGAGAAACCGGCGCATCCGCCCGGCACGCCCGACGATCCGAATGTCACCTTCGCCTCGATGGGCAATTATGTCTTCACCACCAAGGTGCTGGTGGACGCCATCCGCGCCGATGCCGAGGACAACGACTCCGATCACGATATGGGCGGCGACATCATTCCCGGCCTGGTGCGGTCCGGGGCCGCCGCCGTGTACGACTTCTGCAGCAACGAGGTGCCCGGCACCACCGACCGCAGCCGCGGCTACTGGCGTGATGTCGGCACCATCGACGCCTTCTACGAGGCGCATATGGATCTGGTGTCGGTGGATCCGGTCTTCGATCTCTACAACCGGCACTGGCCGATTCGCGGCGCCGCGGAGAATCTGCCGCCGGCCAAATTCGGCCGCGGCGGGCTGGCACAGGAATCGATCGTCGGCGCGGGCAGCATTCTGTCGGCGGCGACGGTGCGCAATTCGGTGCTCTTCTCGAATGTGATGGTGGAGGACGGCGCGACCGTGGAGGGCAGTGTGCTCATGCCCGGTGTGCGGATCGGCCGGGGCGCGGTGGTGCGGCACGCCATTCTGGACAAGAACGTCATGGTGACCGAGGGCGAGATCATCGGCGTGGATCTGGACCGGGACCGGGACCGGTTCGCGATCAGCAATGGCGGCGTGGTGACCGTCGGCAAGGGCATCTGGGTGTGAGAATCGCCGCCGACCGGCGGACGCGCGGATAACGGGAGCCCGCCGGTGACGGATAACGGTGGACAGCCGGAGTTCCGGGTCCGAAAATCGGTGGGTGGAGCGCCGTCCGCTGGGCGGTGCGGGAGGGATGATCATGAGCCGCGCTACGAGGGTTCTCACCGCTGTCGCCTGTCTGGCCCTGACGGCCACGCTGGCGGGCTGCGCCAACAAAGGCACCGCGGTCCCGGGTGAAATGGACGTTCGCACGCTGGATACCGGCACCTACCCGGTGAATCGGTTCACCTACGACCGCAATTCGAACGGGCACGGCCCGACGCTCGAGGGTATGCACATGGCCGATGCCGTGGTCCCGACGGTGAAGGTGGATCCGAGTCTGAAGGTCGGCCGCGGCGGCATCGTGCTGACCTCGGTCAAGGATGTGGTGAGCGTCAGCCACCTGTCCTCGTCCGCGACGCCGGTGCTGCAGAATCGCGGATTCATCGCCGGTTTCGCGCTGAGCGGTTCGGATCTGCCCGATCCGCCGGGCTCGGACAATCCGGACCCGGCCAGCACCACGGTGACCATCCGGGTGCTGCGCTTCCCCTCGAGTGACAATGCCAAGCTGGCGGCCAAGGAGCTCGAGGACGCCGATTTCAATGTGGCACTGGACCAGAACAAGAAGCTGACGCTGCCGGACTATCCGGACGCCTTCTCGCACTGGCGGCCGACCTCGCCCACCATCGGGGTGACCATGCCGCGCAAGGAGTACGTGATCTCGGTCTTCGCCTCGCGTCCCCGGATCGATCAGGCCGATCTGCTGTCGTGGGCGAAGAAGGCCCTCGATGCCGAGGTCCCGGTGGTGGACGCCTTCCAGGGCACGCCGGCCGGCCAGATCGATCAGCTACCCGTCGACCCGGATCGGCTGCTGGCCCGAATCCTGGTGTCCGACCGCGACAATCACACACCCGATCCCGATAATTTCGCGGTGTACGGCCCCAATCAGCTGATCAGTCCCGCCGGTGATCAGGCGCTGCGCCAGCGGCTGGTCGACGACACCGGTATGGATGCCATGGCGCTGACCGAGGACGGTTACCTGTTCCGCACCCGGGACGCCAAGGGCGGCGCGGATCTGGTGAGCGGGCTGATCAGCAGTCTGGGCGAGACCAGCATCAGCCCGTCGGCGCCGGATCGGGTGCCGGACACCAAGTGTGTGCAGCACACGTCCAACACCAGCACCTCCTACCGCTGCTATGTGGTCTACAAGCGGTATGTGGGCGTCGTCAGCTCCGACAATCAGACGGACGTGCTGAAGAAGGGCACCGCACAGTACGTGCTGCTGGTCAACAGCCTCTAGCCCGTGGAACGGACGGCGCCCGTATCGAACGCCTGCCAGGCGGCGGGGTGGTGGGCGCCGCGCCAGGTCCGGCCGTGCCCGTTGCGGGGCAGGCCGTGCGCACCGGTGCGGCTGTTGTCCCGGAAGCGGTAGTCGCGAAATCCGAATGGCTGCAACAGGGCTCGCAGGAAGGCGGGGCCGTCGTCCGGCAGCACCGTGCGCTCCTCGCCGAGAATGTCCACGCCCTGGTGGTACCAGACCCGCGCGACCAGCCCTTCGACCGGATCGACCGCCCGGAAGCTGGCGTGACCGTCTGCGGTGAGCCGGAATTCGGCAATGCGGCGCCACTGCCGCGACTCACGCAGGTACAAACCCACCACGGCCGGAGGTCGCTGACCCATGGAAAACCTCACTCGTCGAACTTTTCCCTGGAGTATCCGCAACCGGCCCGCCGTAACCCTCTACGAGGGCGCCGGAGCCGTGGTGACGCAGGAAAAGGGTGCGCACGAAACCGGCGTCGACGGCACCACATTCGGGTGATCATCGAACCGCGCACCGCCGACCAGCAGCAACACCAGCAGTGCCGCGAAGACCACCAGCCCGAAGAAGATCATTGCGGGCCATAGCCATCCAGCCGGCAGATGCGTACCGAGTACCAGTGAATCGAACATCCCCCACCTCCTCTAAATCGGTCCCCCTATTCGTCTACCACCGGCGCCGCGACCGAATCCACCCCCAAGCCCTGCCCCAGCACTGCCCTCGGCGGGGCGGGACATCACGGCGGGCGATACCCGCACCCCGACGGATACCACGGAATCTATTGCAGCACAGTATGATCCGATGCGCGAATCGTGAGGCGACAACTGATTTCGCAACGTCGGGGTAACTCACCGGGTACCGGCTAATCGAGCCACGCTGTGACCGCCACTCCGCGACGCTACTTGCCGAGCACCCAGATGCTCGGCAAAAGGTCCGGGGAGGCGGGTTAGCGCAGGTCGCGGCGGCGGAATCCGATCAGGCCGACGGTGATCAGTGCGGCGGCGACGAGCAGCAGGATGATGAGCGGGGTGGCGGAGAACTCACCGCCGGGCACCTTCGGCGCGTGCTCGAACGGGTCGATATCCCGGAACCATTGCGGCGCACCGGAGATCGAACCGAGCAGGAACACCGCGATGGCAGCCGACAGCACACCCCAGGCAACGGGGGTCCAGCGCGGCAGCAGGCCGAACAGCGCGACGGTCACCCCGGTGAAAACCCAGACCGCGGGCAGCTGCACCGCCGCGGCCGCCATGACATCACCGAGCTTGCCGCTGATATCCCCGGCCGCGCGCCCGTACATCAGTCCGGCGAGCACACCGGCGAACAGCAGCGCCGCCGCCGGACCGACCAGTGCGAACACCAGATGCGAGGCAGCCCAGCGGATTCGCGATACCGAACCGGTGAGCACGGTCTCCGCCCGATCGGCCGACTCCTCACTGCTCAATCGCAGCGCGGCCGAAATCGAATAGGCGGCCGCGATCACCGCGAGCATGGTGAAGGCATAGGTGATGAGCGAATTCTCCAGTGACGCAGAGCCGCCCATGCGAGTGATCATGTCGCGGATCGACTGACTCGAACCGAGTTCGTCACCGATGCCGTGCACCACACTGCCGATCAGCAATCCGTACAGCCCGAGCCCGGCCGTCCAGGCGATGAGCGTGCCGCGCTGCAGCCGCCACGCCAGTCCGAACGGACCGCTCAGTCCCGGCCCGGCGACCGCCGCGCCCGGACGTTCGGCAATGAGCCCGGCGCCGATATCGCGATTGCGCAGCAGGGTGAACGCGATCGCGGTCAGCACCAGCACCGCGGCCACATGAATCAGCAGCACCCCGAAGTGATTGCCCGCGTACGGCCGCACCTGCAGCGACCACCCCATCGGCGACAGCCAGCTCAGCGGACTGGTGGGCCCGTCCCCGGAGCGCACATCCCCCACCGCGCGCAGGGTGTAGGTGACACCCAGCACCGCGAAGGCGATACCGCGCGCCAATCGCGCACTGCTGCTCAATTGCGCGGTCACCGCGGCCACGGAGGCGAACACCGCACCGGACCCGGCCAGCGCCAGCGCGAAGGCCAGTGACCCCGCATGCGGCACCGGCTCGCTGTAGAGACTCAGGAACGCCAGCAGCCCCACCGCCAGCGAGGCGCCGTAGGCGAGCAGCAGCGCCGCCGTCAGCTCCGCGAACCGTCCCATTCGGGTGGCGGCCACCAGTTCGCCGCGCCCGGTCTCCTCCTCGGCCCTGGTGTGCCGGATGACGGTGAGGATGGTGGCGATGGCGATGATCGTGTAGAACATCCCCGCCTTCCAGATCCCCGCCGCGCCGAGGCTGCTGTTGTACACCGGCCCGTACATGGCCAGCTGGGCCGGGCTCGCGAGGATGGAGGCCGTGAACGAGGCCAGATCGGCCGGGGTCTTGTAGACCTTGTCGATGCTGCCGATGTACACGCTGCCGACCGGCAGGCCCAGCAGCACCACCCACAGCGGCAGCACCACGCGATCGCGGCGCAGGAACAGCCGCAGCAGCTGCCCGGTACCGGTGAAATCCGCTGCACGTACCGGTGATTCGAAGACCCGGGGGGCGGCGATGGCGGTCATTTCGCGACCTTCTCCGACTCGCGCGCGTTCCGCCCCGACTCGCGTGCGGCGTCCGCCGACTCCGCGGCGGCCTCACCGTCGAGCGAATAGTGACGCAGGAAAAGCTCTTCCAGCGTCGGCGGCTGACTGACCAGGCTGCGCACGCCGATATCGCCGAGCACCTTGATGAGGTCACCGAGGTGCGCGCTGTCCACCTGACAGTGCAGCGTGTGATCCTCGATGCTGATATCGCTGACACCCGGAATCCGACTGAGATCGCCTGGATCCCCGATCATTTCGGCGCTGATGGAGGTCCGGCTCAGATGCCGCATCTCGGCCAGCGTCCCGGTCTCGACCGTCTTCCCGGCCCGGATGATGGTGACGCGCTGACACAGCTTCTCCACCTCCGAGAGAATGTGACTCGACAGCAGCACCGTGGCGCCGCGCGCCGAGGCCTCGGTAATGCATTCGCCGAAAGCCTGCTCCATCAGCGGATCCAGGCCGGAGGTCGGCTCGTCGAGCAGCAGCAGCCGCGCCTTGGACGAGAACGCCGAGACCAGTGCGACCTTCTGCCGATTGCCCTTGGAGTAGGTGCGGGCCTTCTTGCGCGGGTCGAGTTCGAAGCGCTCGATCAGCTCCGCGCGCCGCGCCTGGTCGATACCGCCGCGCATGCGCGCCAGCATATCGATGGTCTCACCGCCCGACAGCGACGGCCACAGCGTGACATCGCCTGGGACATAAGCGATATCGCTGTGCAGGGCGACAGCGTCACGCCATGGATCGCGCCCGAGCACCACGGCCTCGCCGGAGGTGCGCGAGAGAATGCCGAGCAGAATGCGGATGGTGGTGGACTTGCCCGCGCCATTGGGCCCCAGGAAGCCGTGCACCTCGCCTTCGGCGACCTCGAGATCGAGGCCGTCGAGCGCGTGCACCTGCCCGAAGTGCTTGTGCAGGCCTCGGACCGAAATGGCCGAGCTGGCCGGAACGTTCATCGAATCTCCTCTACTGCTGAGTCATGGCATCGAAGATCGCCGAGTCGGCGAGCAGCCCGTGCGTATAGAGCTCGACCGCGGGCAGCGTCATGACATCGGCGTACTCGCGCAAGGCTTTCCGAAAGTCCATCGGACCCTCGTTCCGTGCGTCGTACAGCTGCAGGAACATCATCATTCCGCCGCTGTTGGTGGTGGCGATATATCTGGAGGTAGCCTTCAAATCCCTTGGGGTCTTGAGGGTTCCGGCAGCGACACCGGCGGCGAGGTACTGCTCGACATCGCCGACCATCTGCTCGAAGAAGGTCAGCATGAGACTGCCGCCGGCCTGGAAGCTGCGCAGTACGTAGGCCATGTACGGCGCGAAGCTCTCCACCTCCGCGAGCGCCTGTATCCAGCTGTTCGGCGACGGATGCTCCATCGATTCCAGCTTGGCGGTCCGTACCACCTCCCGCACGTGCTCGTCGCAGGCTTCGCGGAGCCCCTCCTTGGAACCGAAGTGATGGTTCACGAGCCCGGGTGACACCCCCGCCGCCGCGGCGATGGCCCGCACTCCCACCCCGAATCCCTGCTCCCCGAACACGATGATCGCGGCATCGCGAATTCGTGCCCGAGTGGTCAGATCCTCCTTGGCTGAACGCATGTTCAATACATTAAACACTCGTTCAATCACTTGGCAAGACCCCGCGCAGCACTGAATCCGTAAAGAATGCG encodes the following:
- a CDS encoding DUF7373 family lipoprotein, giving the protein MSRATRVLTAVACLALTATLAGCANKGTAVPGEMDVRTLDTGTYPVNRFTYDRNSNGHGPTLEGMHMADAVVPTVKVDPSLKVGRGGIVLTSVKDVVSVSHLSSSATPVLQNRGFIAGFALSGSDLPDPPGSDNPDPASTTVTIRVLRFPSSDNAKLAAKELEDADFNVALDQNKKLTLPDYPDAFSHWRPTSPTIGVTMPRKEYVISVFASRPRIDQADLLSWAKKALDAEVPVVDAFQGTPAGQIDQLPVDPDRLLARILVSDRDNHTPDPDNFAVYGPNQLISPAGDQALRQRLVDDTGMDAMALTEDGYLFRTRDAKGGADLVSGLISSLGETSISPSAPDRVPDTKCVQHTSNTSTSYRCYVVYKRYVGVVSSDNQTDVLKKGTAQYVLLVNSL
- a CDS encoding ABC transporter permease; translated protein: MTAIAAPRVFESPVRAADFTGTGQLLRLFLRRDRVVLPLWVVLLGLPVGSVYIGSIDKVYKTPADLASFTASILASPAQLAMYGPVYNSSLGAAGIWKAGMFYTIIAIATILTVIRHTRAEEETGRGELVAATRMGRFAELTAALLLAYGASLAVGLLAFLSLYSEPVPHAGSLAFALALAGSGAVFASVAAVTAQLSSSARLARGIAFAVLGVTYTLRAVGDVRSGDGPTSPLSWLSPMGWSLQVRPYAGNHFGVLLIHVAAVLVLTAIAFTLLRNRDIGAGLIAERPGAAVAGPGLSGPFGLAWRLQRGTLIAWTAGLGLYGLLIGSVVHGIGDELGSSQSIRDMITRMGGSASLENSLITYAFTMLAVIAAAYSISAALRLSSEESADRAETVLTGSVSRIRWAASHLVFALVGPAAALLFAGVLAGLMYGRAAGDISGKLGDVMAAAAVQLPAVWVFTGVTVALFGLLPRWTPVAWGVLSAAIAVFLLGSISGAPQWFRDIDPFEHAPKVPGGEFSATPLIILLLVAAALITVGLIGFRRRDLR
- a CDS encoding ABC transporter ATP-binding protein — encoded protein: MNVPASSAISVRGLHKHFGQVHALDGLDLEVAEGEVHGFLGPNGAGKSTTIRILLGILSRTSGEAVVLGRDPWRDAVALHSDIAYVPGDVTLWPSLSGGETIDMLARMRGGIDQARRAELIERFELDPRKKARTYSKGNRQKVALVSAFSSKARLLLLDEPTSGLDPLMEQAFGECITEASARGATVLLSSHILSEVEKLCQRVTIIRAGKTVETGTLAEMRHLSRTSISAEMIGDPGDLSRIPGVSDISIEDHTLHCQVDSAHLGDLIKVLGDIGVRSLVSQPPTLEELFLRHYSLDGEAAAESADAARESGRNARESEKVAK
- a CDS encoding TetR/AcrR family transcriptional regulator; this translates as MRSAKEDLTTRARIRDAAIIVFGEQGFGVGVRAIAAAAGVSPGLVNHHFGSKEGLREACDEHVREVVRTAKLESMEHPSPNSWIQALAEVESFAPYMAYVLRSFQAGGSLMLTFFEQMVGDVEQYLAAGVAAGTLKTPRDLKATSRYIATTNSGGMMMFLQLYDARNEGPMDFRKALREYADVMTLPAVELYTHGLLADSAIFDAMTQQ